A portion of the Tenacibaculum todarodis genome contains these proteins:
- a CDS encoding low molecular weight phosphatase family protein, which translates to MTTTLTTLFSEIASTIKGLDPQTISEERKQVLQPLVDFIQAKVDNKQEIRINFICTHNSRRSHLSQVWAQTMANYFNVKNVFCYSGGTEETALFPVVAKTLQNSGFQITTLSEGKNPVYSIKFSENEHPIIGFSKKLDSDFNPKSKFAAIMTCSQADGGCPFIAGAETRIPITFEDPKAFDNTPQQAEKYNERSLQIATELLYVFSLIK; encoded by the coding sequence ATGACAACAACACTAACAACCTTATTTTCAGAAATAGCATCAACAATTAAAGGATTAGATCCACAAACTATTTCTGAAGAACGTAAACAAGTTCTACAACCATTAGTAGATTTTATACAGGCTAAAGTTGATAATAAGCAAGAAATTAGAATCAATTTTATTTGTACGCACAATTCTAGAAGAAGTCATTTATCACAAGTTTGGGCGCAAACAATGGCAAATTATTTTAACGTTAAAAATGTATTTTGTTACTCTGGTGGAACGGAAGAAACAGCACTTTTTCCTGTAGTTGCAAAAACGTTACAAAATTCAGGTTTTCAAATAACAACCCTTTCCGAAGGAAAAAACCCAGTTTATAGTATAAAGTTTTCAGAAAACGAACACCCAATAATTGGATTTTCTAAAAAGTTAGATAGCGATTTTAACCCAAAATCTAAATTTGCAGCAATAATGACGTGCTCGCAAGCAGATGGAGGTTGTCCTTTTATTGCAGGTGCAGAAACAAGAATCCCTATTACTTTTGAAGATCCTAAAGCATTTGATAACACACCACAACAAGCAGAAAAATATAATGAAAGAAGCTTACAAATAGCAACAGAGTTATTGTATGTTTTTTCTCTAATAAAGTAA
- a CDS encoding metallophosphoesterase family protein, whose amino-acid sequence MKIALFSDVHANLPALNAFFESVDKQNIDAIYCLGDLVGYNIWPNEVIQAIKERRIPTIAGNHDFNIARMSTDNVAAYKTDKNLNKGSISKAFTNEVLSLENRKYLHTLPMHINLEFQLKESKFNLLLVHGSPNKIDEYLFEENENMLSIMENANADILCFGHTHKPYHKVLSTKKSGELKYKHAINTGSVGKPKDNNNKGCYVILDINENASLLNKQSIKVEFIRFNYNIEKAAKAVEESILSNDFAENLRYGY is encoded by the coding sequence ATGAAAATAGCTTTATTTAGTGATGTACATGCAAATTTACCTGCACTAAACGCTTTCTTTGAAAGTGTAGATAAACAAAACATAGATGCAATATATTGTCTTGGAGATTTGGTAGGTTATAATATTTGGCCAAATGAAGTAATACAAGCCATTAAAGAAAGAAGAATACCAACAATAGCAGGTAATCACGATTTTAATATTGCAAGAATGTCTACAGACAATGTAGCAGCTTATAAAACAGATAAAAACTTAAATAAAGGAAGTATTTCTAAAGCTTTTACAAATGAAGTTCTTAGTTTAGAAAATAGAAAATATTTACACACATTACCAATGCATATTAATTTAGAATTTCAATTAAAAGAATCTAAATTTAACCTGCTTTTGGTACACGGAAGTCCAAACAAAATAGATGAATATTTATTTGAAGAAAACGAAAATATGTTAAGCATAATGGAAAATGCAAACGCAGATATTCTTTGTTTTGGACATACACATAAGCCTTATCATAAAGTTTTAAGCACTAAAAAATCTGGAGAATTAAAATATAAACATGCAATTAATACAGGTTCTGTTGGAAAGCCAAAAGACAACAATAATAAAGGGTGTTATGTAATTTTAGACATAAATGAAAACGCCTCTTTGTTAAATAAACAAAGTATTAAAGTAGAATTTATACGTTTTAATTACAACATTGAAAAAGCTGCTAAAGCAGTTGAAGAAAGCATTTTATCAAATGATTTTGCTGAAAACTTAAGATACGGATATTAG
- a CDS encoding DUF6428 family protein, with product MKLSEIKSKLKQLDKIAFQLPNGELVPSHFHVTEVGKITKNFIDCGGTVRNEEVVNFQLWNADDYDHRLHPEKLIHIIELSEKVLKIEDLEVEVEYQAETIGKFGLDFDGTNFLLTSKQTDCLAQDACGIPAEKPKLQFSEISSGDTCTPGSGCC from the coding sequence ATGAAACTTTCAGAAATTAAAAGTAAATTAAAACAATTAGACAAAATAGCCTTTCAATTACCAAATGGAGAATTAGTTCCTAGCCATTTTCATGTAACTGAAGTAGGTAAAATAACTAAAAATTTTATCGATTGTGGAGGAACTGTAAGAAATGAAGAGGTTGTAAATTTTCAACTTTGGAACGCAGATGACTACGATCATAGATTACATCCAGAAAAATTAATACACATTATAGAGCTTTCAGAAAAAGTTTTAAAAATAGAAGATCTAGAGGTTGAAGTAGAGTACCAAGCAGAAACTATTGGTAAATTTGGACTTGATTTTGACGGGACAAATTTCTTGTTAACTTCAAAACAGACAGATTGTTTAGCTCAAGATGCATGCGGAATTCCAGCTGAAAAACCAAAATTACAGTTTTCAGAAATTTCTTCAGGAGACACTTGTACTCCAGGAAGTGGTTGTTGCTAA
- a CDS encoding ArsR/SmtB family transcription factor — MGITKSEIFTDQQNQIALYAKVFGHPARVAILQHLFKINACVCGDLVNEIGLAQPTISQHLKELKQLGLIKGSVEGTSVCYCVNSEKWSEMKKIMIQFLDQDMLTTDCC, encoded by the coding sequence ATGGGAATAACAAAATCAGAAATATTTACAGACCAACAAAATCAAATTGCATTGTATGCAAAAGTATTTGGACATCCAGCAAGAGTAGCAATTTTACAACACTTGTTTAAAATTAATGCGTGCGTTTGTGGCGATTTGGTAAACGAAATTGGTTTAGCACAACCAACTATTTCTCAACATTTAAAAGAATTAAAACAATTAGGACTTATAAAAGGAAGTGTTGAAGGAACCAGTGTTTGCTATTGTGTAAATTCAGAAAAATGGTCTGAAATGAAAAAAATAATGATTCAATTCTTGGATCAGGACATGTTAACAACCGATTGCTGTTAA
- a CDS encoding CNNM domain-containing protein, giving the protein MTLLLIYGTVSIFFSFLCSILEAVLLSVTPTFVNVAKSEGKSFAEDLETLKKDVDKPLIAILTLNTLAHTVGAILVGAEAKKVFNDDGYGVFIVSAVMTILILVASEIVPKTIGATYWKQLANFTTKALNMMIFPLKWTGILWILQLATKLIGGKGGHGESVLSREDFTAMADIAHEEGVFKESESKVIKNLLNFKKILAKDIMTPSTVLKSANEKQTIQAFYDAHTNLRFSRVPVFSEKSDNITGYFLKYNLLEAIIKGNGNEPLKSIKRDIIVTNRDLSIPSLFEKLIEQREHIALVVDEYGSVSGLVSQEDVIETLLGLEIMDEFDNVADLQSMARKNWEVRAKLMGIIQEEIPEE; this is encoded by the coding sequence ATGACATTATTATTAATTTACGGAACCGTATCTATTTTCTTTTCATTTTTATGTTCAATCTTAGAAGCTGTACTTTTAAGTGTTACACCAACATTTGTTAATGTAGCAAAAAGTGAAGGAAAATCTTTTGCAGAAGATTTAGAAACCTTAAAAAAAGATGTAGACAAACCTTTAATTGCAATTCTTACCTTAAATACATTAGCACATACAGTTGGAGCAATCTTAGTTGGAGCAGAAGCAAAAAAGGTTTTTAATGATGATGGTTATGGAGTTTTTATTGTCTCAGCCGTAATGACAATATTAATTTTAGTAGCTTCAGAAATTGTACCAAAAACTATTGGTGCAACCTACTGGAAACAATTAGCCAACTTTACTACAAAAGCATTAAATATGATGATATTTCCATTAAAATGGACAGGTATTTTATGGATTTTACAATTAGCAACAAAACTTATTGGAGGAAAAGGCGGACATGGAGAAAGTGTTTTAAGTAGAGAAGATTTTACAGCAATGGCAGATATTGCTCACGAAGAAGGCGTTTTTAAAGAATCAGAAAGTAAAGTAATTAAAAACTTACTAAACTTTAAAAAGATTTTAGCAAAAGATATTATGACCCCAAGTACAGTCTTAAAATCTGCCAACGAAAAGCAAACTATACAAGCCTTTTATGACGCACATACAAACCTGCGTTTTTCTAGAGTTCCTGTTTTTTCTGAAAAATCAGATAATATTACAGGTTATTTCCTAAAATATAACTTACTAGAAGCAATTATTAAAGGAAACGGAAATGAGCCATTAAAATCAATAAAAAGAGATATAATTGTTACTAATAGAGATTTATCAATTCCAAGTTTGTTTGAAAAACTAATAGAGCAAAGAGAACATATTGCCTTGGTTGTAGATGAATATGGATCTGTAAGTGGTTTGGTTTCTCAAGAAGATGTAATAGAAACCTTACTTGGTTTAGAAATTATGGACGAATTTGATAACGTAGCAGACTTACAATCTATGGCACGTAAAAATTGGGAAGTAAGAGCAAAACTAATGGGCATTATTCAAGAAGAAATTCCCGAAGAATAA
- a CDS encoding DUF3078 domain-containing protein, whose amino-acid sequence MKKLILIVAFAITGVSLNAQTVEQLKKELATKNDAIGKLQGEAGALQSQIDAFPGWKYGAFGTFGANISGFNNWYSKGATSDNKSGNIGIVGNGFANLDREKFFWRNSLNVNLSWIKNDSGDESNGFEGANDVFTLSSLYGYKLSDKLAVSALGEYRTTLINSFNDPGYLDLGVGITWTPIQNLVVVVHPLNYNFVFSDNDTAYESSLGAKIFADYTRKLGPVNFKSNLSAFQSYKSGDLSNVTWVNSFGYTFWKGIGLGFEFGLRKNKQEALANALGQTPALIPSPTFGNVDNKLQSYWLFGLNFSM is encoded by the coding sequence ATGAAAAAATTAATTTTAATAGTAGCTTTTGCTATAACAGGTGTTTCATTAAACGCTCAAACAGTTGAACAACTTAAAAAAGAACTTGCAACTAAAAACGATGCAATAGGTAAATTACAAGGAGAAGCAGGTGCTTTACAATCTCAAATAGATGCTTTTCCAGGTTGGAAATATGGTGCATTTGGTACTTTTGGAGCAAACATTTCTGGATTTAACAACTGGTATTCTAAAGGAGCAACGTCTGATAACAAATCAGGTAATATTGGTATTGTAGGTAACGGTTTTGCAAATTTAGATAGAGAAAAGTTTTTCTGGAGAAACTCTTTAAACGTAAACTTATCTTGGATAAAAAATGATTCAGGTGATGAATCTAACGGTTTTGAAGGAGCAAACGATGTATTTACATTAAGCTCTTTATACGGATATAAATTATCTGATAAATTAGCTGTTTCTGCTTTAGGAGAATACAGAACTACTTTAATTAATAGCTTTAACGATCCTGGATATTTAGATTTAGGTGTTGGTATTACTTGGACTCCAATTCAAAACTTAGTGGTTGTTGTTCACCCATTAAACTACAACTTTGTATTTAGTGATAATGATACTGCTTACGAATCTTCTTTAGGTGCAAAAATCTTTGCAGATTATACAAGAAAATTAGGTCCAGTAAACTTTAAATCTAACTTATCTGCTTTCCAAAGTTATAAGTCTGGAGATTTATCTAACGTAACTTGGGTAAACTCTTTCGGATACACTTTCTGGAAAGGAATTGGTTTAGGGTTTGAGTTTGGTTTACGTAAAAACAAACAAGAAGCTTTAGCTAATGCTTTAGGACAAACACCAGCTTTAATTCCATCACCAACATTTGGTAATGTAGACAACAAATTACAATCTTACTGGTTATTTGGTCTTAACTTTTCAATGTAA
- a CDS encoding DUF3078 domain-containing protein, whose translation MKNVYFSIICIFLISVSVFGNHTTDSIQKWAIKGKFTFLFNQSAFSNWTSGGDNTIAGNVNINYDFNYKKGKWNWDNKIITGYGLSHVDDKGFRKTNDQFEYNSLLGLKSKGLWFFSFFNNITTQFTRGYDYSQTPVKPTSTFFSPAYISFGPGLLWKKSDDYRINIAPATSRFTFVSEEFSGKYGVDVGETSSYSLGFNLSTYMKFDLMENINMENIVAIYSDYLNHPENIDVNYQMNLLFTINKYFSMNMTLHAVIDDNTSKRIQFREIFGLGLSYFFQK comes from the coding sequence ATGAAAAACGTTTATTTTTCAATAATATGTATCTTTTTAATTAGTGTTTCGGTATTTGGTAATCATACTACAGACAGCATTCAAAAATGGGCTATTAAAGGAAAATTCACTTTTTTATTCAATCAATCTGCTTTTTCAAATTGGACTTCCGGAGGAGATAATACTATTGCAGGAAATGTTAATATTAATTACGATTTCAACTACAAAAAAGGAAAATGGAATTGGGATAATAAGATTATAACAGGTTATGGTTTAAGCCATGTAGATGATAAAGGATTTAGAAAAACAAATGATCAGTTCGAATACAATTCTCTACTAGGTCTTAAGTCTAAAGGATTATGGTTTTTCTCTTTTTTTAATAACATAACTACTCAGTTTACGCGTGGTTACGATTACTCTCAAACACCGGTTAAACCAACTTCTACTTTTTTTTCGCCAGCGTATATAAGCTTTGGACCTGGATTATTATGGAAAAAATCCGACGATTATAGGATAAACATTGCGCCAGCAACATCTCGTTTTACTTTTGTTTCTGAAGAGTTTTCCGGGAAATATGGTGTAGATGTTGGAGAAACCAGCAGTTATAGTTTAGGTTTTAACCTTTCTACTTATATGAAGTTTGATTTAATGGAAAACATTAATATGGAGAATATAGTAGCAATTTATTCCGATTATTTAAATCATCCTGAAAATATAGATGTTAATTATCAAATGAATTTACTATTTACAATCAATAAATACTTTTCTATGAACATGACTTTGCATGCTGTTATTGACGATAATACGTCCAAAAGAATTCAGTTTAGAGAGATTTTTGGCTTAGGATTAAGCTATTTTTTTCAAAAATAA
- a CDS encoding DUF2480 family protein has product MSEEIINRVANSKLKTFDLEEIYPEGKRVVFDIKDWLFEELILKETDFRASVKNHDWSQYKRKFVAVTCSVDAIIPSWAFMLVAAELTPFANKVVIGNLELLETVLYQELLGFVDFKDFADAPVIIKGCADKPIPPSAFAFLIEKLQPIAKSIMFGEACSTVPLYKHKK; this is encoded by the coding sequence ATGTCAGAAGAAATAATAAATAGAGTAGCCAACAGCAAACTAAAAACCTTTGACCTTGAGGAAATTTATCCTGAAGGAAAAAGAGTTGTTTTTGATATAAAAGACTGGTTGTTTGAAGAATTAATTCTGAAAGAAACAGATTTTAGAGCATCTGTTAAAAATCATGATTGGTCTCAATACAAGAGAAAATTTGTAGCTGTAACTTGTTCTGTAGATGCTATTATTCCGTCTTGGGCTTTTATGTTAGTGGCAGCAGAATTAACGCCGTTTGCAAATAAAGTTGTTATTGGGAATTTAGAATTACTAGAAACAGTTTTGTATCAAGAATTATTAGGCTTTGTAGATTTTAAAGATTTTGCAGATGCTCCAGTAATTATAAAAGGTTGTGCAGATAAGCCAATTCCGCCAAGTGCATTCGCTTTTTTAATAGAAAAACTACAACCAATAGCAAAATCAATAATGTTTGGTGAGGCTTGTTCGACGGTTCCATTATATAAACATAAAAAATAG
- a CDS encoding DUF59 domain-containing protein, producing MTDKELEEIGDKIVNVLKTIYDPEIPVDIYELGLIYDVFVSEENDAKILMTLTSPNCPVAESLPVDIEEKVKSLKEINSCEVEITFDPTWTQEMMSEEAKLELGML from the coding sequence ATGACAGATAAAGAATTAGAGGAAATAGGCGATAAAATTGTAAATGTTTTAAAAACTATTTACGATCCAGAAATACCAGTAGATATTTACGAATTAGGTTTAATCTACGATGTTTTTGTTTCTGAAGAAAACGACGCAAAAATATTAATGACACTTACGTCTCCAAATTGTCCTGTAGCTGAAAGTTTACCAGTTGATATTGAAGAGAAAGTAAAATCGTTAAAAGAAATTAACTCTTGTGAAGTAGAAATTACTTTTGATCCAACGTGGACACAAGAAATGATGAGCGAAGAAGCAAAGCTAGAGTTAGGAATGCTATAA
- a CDS encoding SufE family protein: protein MTIKEIQEEIIDEFDMFDDWMERYQYIIDLGKTLPLIDAAYKVDENLIKGCQSKVWLYSDLNEETLTFTADSDAILTKGIVALLLRVYSNQTPQAILAAETSFIDEIGLKEHLSPTRANGLVSMIKQIKMYAIAQQTKLTK, encoded by the coding sequence ATGACTATCAAAGAAATACAAGAAGAAATTATTGATGAGTTTGACATGTTTGATGATTGGATGGAACGTTATCAATATATAATAGATTTAGGAAAAACATTACCCTTAATTGATGCAGCTTATAAAGTTGATGAAAATCTGATAAAAGGCTGTCAATCAAAAGTTTGGTTGTATTCAGATTTAAATGAAGAGACTTTAACTTTTACGGCAGATAGCGATGCAATTTTAACCAAAGGAATTGTAGCGTTGTTGTTACGTGTATATTCAAACCAAACTCCGCAGGCAATTTTAGCTGCTGAAACTAGTTTTATTGATGAAATAGGTTTAAAGGAACATTTAAGTCCAACAAGAGCAAATGGTTTGGTTTCTATGATTAAACAAATAAAAATGTATGCGATTGCTCAGCAAACTAAGCTTACAAAATAA
- a CDS encoding PfkB family carbohydrate kinase has translation MSKLLAVGTVAFDAIETPFGKTDKILGGSGTYVGLAASQFGVQTGVVSVVGGDFPQSYLDMMNNKGINTEGIEVIKEGKTFFWSGKYHNDMNSRDTLVTELNVLEHFSPVVPEDFKNSDIVMLGNLHPLTQASVLDQMNERPKLVVLDTMNFWMDIALADLHTVLKRVDVITINDEEARQLSGEYSLVNAAKKIHSMGPKYVVIKKGEHGALLFNEGKMFFAPALPLAEVFDPTGAGDTFAGGFCGYLTKTEDVSFENMKNAIIYGSNLASFCVEKFGTHRMEELTKEEVQNRLQAFKELTQFDIELS, from the coding sequence ATGAGTAAATTATTAGCAGTTGGTACTGTTGCGTTTGACGCTATTGAAACACCTTTTGGTAAAACAGATAAAATTTTAGGAGGTTCTGGAACCTATGTTGGGTTGGCAGCTTCTCAGTTTGGTGTACAAACTGGTGTTGTTTCTGTTGTTGGTGGAGATTTTCCACAATCGTATTTAGATATGATGAATAACAAAGGAATTAATACGGAAGGTATAGAGGTTATTAAAGAAGGAAAAACATTCTTTTGGAGTGGTAAATATCATAATGATATGAACTCTCGTGATACTTTAGTTACTGAATTAAATGTATTAGAGCATTTTTCTCCAGTAGTTCCTGAAGATTTTAAAAATTCTGACATTGTAATGTTAGGAAATTTACATCCATTAACGCAAGCGTCTGTTTTAGACCAAATGAATGAAAGACCAAAATTAGTAGTTTTAGATACTATGAACTTTTGGATGGATATTGCATTAGCAGATTTACACACCGTTTTAAAACGTGTGGATGTTATTACAATTAATGATGAAGAAGCACGCCAATTAAGTGGAGAATATTCTTTAGTAAATGCTGCTAAGAAAATTCATTCAATGGGACCAAAATATGTAGTAATTAAAAAAGGAGAACACGGAGCTTTGTTATTTAACGAAGGAAAAATGTTTTTTGCACCTGCATTACCTTTAGCTGAGGTTTTTGATCCAACAGGAGCAGGAGATACTTTTGCTGGTGGTTTTTGTGGTTATTTAACAAAAACAGAAGACGTTTCTTTTGAAAACATGAAAAACGCCATTATTTACGGTTCAAATTTAGCTTCCTTTTGTGTAGAAAAATTTGGAACACATCGAATGGAAGAACTAACCAAAGAAGAAGTTCAAAATCGTTTGCAAGCGTTTAAAGAATTAACACAATTTGATATAGAATTATCATAA